CTCTTCAGGTGGCGCCTGCTCAACAATCTCACCGCGATCCATAAAGATCACACGATCAGCGACGGTGCGGGCAAAGCCCATTTCATGGGTTACGCACAGCATCGTCATACCAGATTGCGCCAGGCCAATCATCGTATCCAGCACTTCTTTCACCATTTCCGGATCCAGCGCTGACGTGGGTTCATCAAATAGCATGATCTTTGGCTTCATGCAGAGCGAGCGGGCAATCGCCACACGCTGCTGCTGACCACCCGAAATCTGTCCGGGGAATTTGTGCGCATGCTCGGCAATACGCACGCGCTCAAGATAGTGCATTGCCAGCGCTTCAGCTTCCTTCTTCGGCATTTTGCGCACCCAAATTGGTGCCAGCGTACAGTTCTGTAACACGGTGAGATGCGGAAACAGATTGAAGTGCTGGAAAACCATGCCCACTTCCTGGCGAACCTTTTCAATATTGCGGATATCTTCGTTCAGTTCGATACCATCAACAACGATACGGCCCTGCTGATGCTCTTCCAGATGGTTGATACAACGGATAGTCGTTGATTTCCCTGAACCGGAAGGGCCGCAGAGTACAATACGTTC
Above is a genomic segment from Kosakonia radicincitans DSM 16656 containing:
- a CDS encoding amino acid ABC transporter ATP-binding protein, whose translation is MSNMIMQPADAMITLDNVNKWYGQFHVLKDINLNVKQGERIVLCGPSGSGKSTTIRCINHLEEHQQGRIVVDGIELNEDIRNIEKVRQEVGMVFQHFNLFPHLTVLQNCTLAPIWVRKMPKKEAEALAMHYLERVRIAEHAHKFPGQISGGQQQRVAIARSLCMKPKIMLFDEPTSALDPEMVKEVLDTMIGLAQSGMTMLCVTHEMGFARTVADRVIFMDRGEIVEQAPPEEFFANPKSERTRAFLSQVIH